The genomic DNA TGTGCCATCCTTTTTCTTCCTGCTTGGCATTGCCACAAATAAACCTGTTTTGCCGTTGATAACCTTTAGGTCGCGGACAATAAAACAGTTGTCAAAAATAATTGTTACATAAGCTTTTAACTTCTCCTCATCAACAGGGTAAACTTTTACTTCCGTTATTTCCATTGCTGGCTCCTGTTAAAAATGTTGTTAATACCTTTCGCAAGATAAACTTTTTTGTATCTTGCCCTCGCCCTTATATATCCTTCAACTGCTTCCCTTTCTGAGGCAAACAATCCAAATACAGATGAACCACTCCCTCCCATAAGAGAAGCAATTGCTCCTAATTCTTTTAAATAAACCTTTATATCTCCAATTATTTTATGTTT from Candidatus Schekmanbacteria bacterium includes the following:
- the spoVG gene encoding septation regulator SpoVG → MEITEVKVYPVDEEKLKAYVTIIFDNCFIVRDLKVINGKTGLFVAMPSRKKKDGTFKDLAHPLNSETRQKIEQKILEEYNKEILKKEVQSVQPD